Proteins co-encoded in one Ziziphus jujuba cultivar Dongzao chromosome 9, ASM3175591v1 genomic window:
- the LOC107426974 gene encoding uncharacterized protein LOC107426974 isoform X4, translating into MVGPMINSFVFMNIKDLKTYVLYKLRISTVLLAENCWVILHPSRPFCINQGKTRLDEDQGSNMEKLDLFLIVQLLKALLAMMMYDEYQRVRAKFYVLAL; encoded by the exons ATGGTTGGCCCCATGATAAATTCCTTCGTATTTATGAATATAAAGGACCTGAAGACTTATGTTTTATACAAACTTCGAATATCAACCGTGTTGTTAGCGGAGAATTGCTGGGTCATATTGCACCCATCAAGGCCTTTTTGTATTAATCAA ggCAAGACAAGACTAGATGAGGACCAAGGATCAAATATGGAGAAGTTggatttgtttttaattgtcCAACTGTTGAAAGCATTG CTTGCAATGATGATGTATGATGAATATCAGAGGGTTCGAGCAAAGTTTTATGTACTTGCACTCTAA
- the LOC107426974 gene encoding protein NUCLEAR FUSION DEFECTIVE 6, mitochondrial isoform X5: MSCISAARSVLRSAGSRGAIASRLANGVRSKPAPSQFRIPKQNINQNPPTNRTFRLPVEISCCCVESILPYHTATASALLTSMLSVSRRTYGWTPEGL; encoded by the exons ATGTCTTGCATCTCCGCCGCCAGGTCCGTCCTCCGATCCGCAGGGTCTCGAGGCGCCATAGCTTCAAGGCTCGCCAATGGAGTAAGATCCAAACCAGCGCCTTCTCAATTTCGCATCCCGAAACAAAACATAAACCAAAACCCACCCACTAATCGAACCTTTAG GTTGCCTGTGGAAATTAGCTGCTGCTGCGTGGAATCGATACTTCCTTATCACACCGCCACTGCCTCTGCGTTGCTAACTTCCATGCTCTCTGTCTCTCGCCGCACCTACGGTTGGACTCCTGAAG GGCTGTGA
- the LOC107426946 gene encoding probable pectin methylesterase CGR3: MDLYTKLKGGASWRKQMPKLAVLLGLSDKMPALFNMTGGFVNIREAVGKVEGFLCTVEIQRAIPILAKAYGDSMHKILHVGPDTCSVVSKLLKEKETEASGVEPYDIEDADRNCKALLKKGIVPVADIKFPLPYRPKSFSLVIVSDALEYLSPRYLNKTLPDLARVSIDGLVIFTGSPGHRKAKVSESKYGRVAKMRSSSWWVKYFVQTSLEENEATIKKFEHAATKMSYVSKCQIFYLMPFH; encoded by the exons ATGGATTTGTATACGAAGCTCAAGGGTGGTGCTTCATGGCGAAAGCAAATGCCCAAGCTTGCTGTTTTGCTTGGCCTCTCTGATAAAATGCCTGCTCT CTTTAATATGACAGGTGGATTTGTCAACATTAGGGAGGCTGTTGGCAAGGTTGaag GATTTTTATGCACGGTGGAGATCCAACGAGCAATTCCCATTCTAGCAAAAGCATATGGTGACAGCATGCACAAAATTCTGCATGTTGGCCCTGATACTTGTTCAGTGGTTTCCAAATTGCTAAAGGAGAAAGAAACTGAAGCCTCGGGTGTGGAACCATATGACATAGAGGATGCTGATAGAAACTGCAAAGCTCTTCTGAAGAAAGGCATTGTGCCTGTTGCCGACATCAAGTTTCCACTTCCATACAGGCCAAAATCATTTTCTCTTGTAATTGTTTCAGATGCATTGGAATATTTGTCTCCTAGGTACCTTAACAAGACCCTCCCAGATCTGGCAAGGGTATCTATTGATGGGCTTGTGATCTTTACAG GCTCTCCTGGTCATCGGAAAGCTAAAGTTTCAGAATCCAAATATGGAAGGGTG GCTAAGATGAGGAGTTCATCCTGGTGGGTCAAGTATTTTGTTCAGACTAGCTTGGAGGAGAATGAAGCTACTATCAAGAAGTTTGAGCATGCAGCAACAAAGATGTCATATGTCTCAAAATGCCAAATTTTTTACCTTATGCCATTCCAttaa
- the LOC107426974 gene encoding protein NUCLEAR FUSION DEFECTIVE 6, mitochondrial isoform X6 gives MSCISAARSVLRSAGSRGAIASRLANGVRSKPAPSQFRIPKQNINQNPPTNRTFRLPVEISCCCVESILPYHTATASALLTSMLSVSRRTYGWTPEDG, from the exons ATGTCTTGCATCTCCGCCGCCAGGTCCGTCCTCCGATCCGCAGGGTCTCGAGGCGCCATAGCTTCAAGGCTCGCCAATGGAGTAAGATCCAAACCAGCGCCTTCTCAATTTCGCATCCCGAAACAAAACATAAACCAAAACCCACCCACTAATCGAACCTTTAG GTTGCCTGTGGAAATTAGCTGCTGCTGCGTGGAATCGATACTTCCTTATCACACCGCCACTGCCTCTGCGTTGCTAACTTCCATGCTCTCTGTCTCTCGCCGCACCTACGGTTGGACTCCTGAAG ATGGATGA
- the LOC107426974 gene encoding uncharacterized protein LOC107426974 isoform X1: MVGPMINSFVFMNIKDLKTYVLYKLRISTVLLAENCWVILHPSRPFCINQGKTRLDEDQGSNMEKLDLFLIVQLLKALGCDDCLLADFGFWRLALSPPCLMSFRSFSCGHFYSIQLGSKN, from the exons ATGGTTGGCCCCATGATAAATTCCTTCGTATTTATGAATATAAAGGACCTGAAGACTTATGTTTTATACAAACTTCGAATATCAACCGTGTTGTTAGCGGAGAATTGCTGGGTCATATTGCACCCATCAAGGCCTTTTTGTATTAATCAA ggCAAGACAAGACTAGATGAGGACCAAGGATCAAATATGGAGAAGTTggatttgtttttaattgtcCAACTGTTGAAAGCATTG GGCTGTGATGATTGCTTGTTAGCTGATTTTGGATTTTGGAGACTTGCCTTGTCGCCACCCTGTTTAATGTCCTTTAGAAGTTTCAGTTGTGGACACTTTTATAGCATTCAACTAGGGAGCAAGAACTGA
- the LOC107426974 gene encoding protein NUCLEAR FUSION DEFECTIVE 6, mitochondrial isoform X2, protein MSCISAARSVLRSAGSRGAIASRLANGVRSKPAPSQFRIPKQNINQNPPTNRTFRLPVEISCCCVESILPYHTATASALLTSMLSVSRRTYGWTPEGQDKTR, encoded by the exons ATGTCTTGCATCTCCGCCGCCAGGTCCGTCCTCCGATCCGCAGGGTCTCGAGGCGCCATAGCTTCAAGGCTCGCCAATGGAGTAAGATCCAAACCAGCGCCTTCTCAATTTCGCATCCCGAAACAAAACATAAACCAAAACCCACCCACTAATCGAACCTTTAG GTTGCCTGTGGAAATTAGCTGCTGCTGCGTGGAATCGATACTTCCTTATCACACCGCCACTGCCTCTGCGTTGCTAACTTCCATGCTCTCTGTCTCTCGCCGCACCTACGGTTGGACTCCTGAAG ggCAAGACAAGACTAGATGA
- the LOC107426974 gene encoding protein NUCLEAR FUSION DEFECTIVE 6, mitochondrial isoform X3 — MSCISAARSVLRSAGSRGAIASRLANGVRSKPAPSQFRIPKQNINQNPPTNRTFRLPVEISCCCVESILPYHTATASALLTSMLSVSRRTYGWTPEACNDDV; from the exons ATGTCTTGCATCTCCGCCGCCAGGTCCGTCCTCCGATCCGCAGGGTCTCGAGGCGCCATAGCTTCAAGGCTCGCCAATGGAGTAAGATCCAAACCAGCGCCTTCTCAATTTCGCATCCCGAAACAAAACATAAACCAAAACCCACCCACTAATCGAACCTTTAG GTTGCCTGTGGAAATTAGCTGCTGCTGCGTGGAATCGATACTTCCTTATCACACCGCCACTGCCTCTGCGTTGCTAACTTCCATGCTCTCTGTCTCTCGCCGCACCTACGGTTGGACTCCTGAAG CTTGCAATGATGATGTATGA